In Acropora palmata chromosome 7, jaAcrPala1.3, whole genome shotgun sequence, one genomic interval encodes:
- the LOC141885637 gene encoding guanylate kinase-like isoform X2: MSVSKARPLVLCGPSGCGKSTLTNRLLKDHPNKFGFSISHTTRGPRPGEVNGREYYFTDRVSMQKSVDAGEFIEWAIYNGNMYGTSKKAIQDVLDSGKACVLDIDMQEKRLRSRGTETEESLLKRLEIAKKELAFAETPGNFNRVIINDDLDRAYNEFHDTVSKNIICLTSS; encoded by the exons ATGTCAG TCTCAAAAGCAAGGCCGTTGGTACTTTGTGGACCGAGTGGCTGTGGAAAAAGTACACTCACAAATCGTCTGTTAAAGGACCACCCTAACAAGTTTGGCTTCTCCATCTCAC atacaACTCGAGGTCCAAGGCCAGGGGAGGTTAATGGAAGAG aataCTACTTTACAGATCGCGTATCAATGCAAAAAAGTGTTGATGCTGGTGAATTCATTGAATGGGCAATTTACAATGGGAATATGTATGGAACAAG TAAAAAAGCAATTCAAGATGTCTTGGACTCTGGCAAAGCTTGTGTTCTCGATATTGATATGCAG gAGAAACGTCTTCGTTCTCGTGGAACAGAGACAGAAGAGTCATTATTAAAGAGATTAGAAATAGCAAAGAAAGAACTTGCTTTTG ctgAAACACCAGGCAATTTCAATAgagtaataattaatgatgatTTGGATAGAGCATACAATGAGTTCCATGACACTGTCAGTAAG AACATCATTTGTCTCACTTCATCATGA
- the LOC141885635 gene encoding leucine-rich repeat-containing protein 47-like yields MGWPEVDQAADEHRYELVLSGPEISERIEKGGLDLKIFELSCLNFLQISNTKLFSLPEDLGNLLHLKTLDLHRNSLQELPSSIGLLKELKNLDLSGNELEVLPSALGQLSSLHTLNLNCNKLTEIPDLKEVTELSRLDLSHNQLTELPESLFELQHLAELQASNNNFTSLSSNVSKLSALKVLILNANKITSVPTELSLCHKLKELNLQENAIKDNRLAKLIKECRTKPVLDYVAAGSDKGKGGRKGGKKGKNKRTSDEDAGKLEEAIAMPLGPVIRVLQSERLQVIVKPSVETVRPYIVCTVVKNLDLADMTTLKKFINIQTKLHDSLCEHRTLATVATHDLAGLKFPLEYEGVSPSEVHLIPLGRHKEMTAEQLIKDLRTEALKQKQKLKRNPFKTGLYKYLSLVEDAQLYAVVRNSDKSVISFPPVTNSENSKIKAGKLDVLLEVTSSVNLPTCKSVMEQLIKSMLECGLCSCHETSTTPASGGGNEEDSDRPQELIIEQVRVVNHEGQLKVVYPSRVDLQLEEAKIVYEEKA; encoded by the exons ATGGGCTGGCCAGAAGTTGACCAAGCAGCTGACGAGCATCGATATGAGCTAGTTCTCAGCGGCCCAGAAATTTCAGAGAGAATTGAAAAAGGCGGTTTGGACCTAAAGATTTTCGAGTTAAGCtgtttgaattttcttcagatttcaaacacaaaattattttctctcCCAGAGGATTTGGGAAATTTGTTGCACCTAAAAACTTTGGACTTGCACAGAAATTCTTTACAGGAACTACCTTCTTCAATAGGTCTAttgaaagaattgaaaaacCTCGACTTGTCTGGAAACGAATTGGAGGTTCTGCCTTCAGCTTTAGGACAACTGAGTTCACTCCacactttgaatttgaactgTAACAAGCTCACAGAGATACCCGACTTAAAGGAGGTTACAGAATTATCAAGGCTAGACTTAAGTCACAACCAGCTCACAGAGCTGCCTGAGAGTTTGTTTGAATTACAACATCTTGCAGAACTCCAAGCTTCCAACAACAACTTCACCTCTCTAAGTTCAAATGTGTCCAAACTTTCAGCTCTAAAAGTGTTAATCTTGAATGCGAATAAAATAACATCCGTCCCTACAGAGCTGTCACTGTGCCATAAACTGAAGGAACTGAACTTACAGGAAAACGCCATCAAAGATAACAGGCTTGCCAAGTTGATCAAAGAGTGTCGCACTAAACCAGTTCTTGATTACGTAGCAGCAGGATCTGACAAAGGGAAAGGTGGGAGAAAAGGAGGAAAGAAGGGTAAAAACAAAAGGACCAGTGATGAAGATGCTGGGAAACTGGAAGAGGCCATTGCGATGCCTCTGGGTCCTGTGATAAGAGTTCTACAAAGTGAAAGACTGCAAGTGATTGTCAAACCAAGCGTGGAAACTGTCAGGCCATACATTGTTTGTACAGTAGTGAAGAATCTGGATCTTGCTGATATGACAACCCTCAAGAAGTTCATCAATATTCAG ACTAAACTGCATGATAGTTTGTGTGAACATCGCACCCTTGCCACCGTTGCTACACACGACCTTGCAGGTTTAAAATTTCCTCTGGAGTACGAAGGGGTCAGTCCAAGTGAGGTACACCTGATTCCTCTTGGGCGGCACAAAGAAATGACTGCCGAACAACTTATAAAAGACTTGAGAACAGAGGCCTTGAAACAGAAACAGAAACTGAAGAGGAATCCTTTTAAGACTGGTTTGTACAA GTACCTGAGTCTAGTTGAAGATGCTCAATTGTATGCTGTCGTCAGAAATAGCGACAAGTCTGTTATTTCTTTCCCACCAGTTACCAACAGTGAGAACAGCAAG ATTAAAGCAGGAAAACTGGACGTTTTGTTGGAGGTGACGTCATCTGTTAATCTACCAACATGCAAATCGGTGATGGAACAGTTGATCAAGAGCATGCTGGAATGTGGATTGTGTTCTTGTCATGAGACCTCCACTACCCCCGCATCTGGTGGTGGAAACGAAGAAGATAGTGACAGACCCCAGGAGTTGATTATTGAGCAAGTTCGAGTGGTAAATCATGAAGGACAGCTGAAAGTTGTTTATCCTTCCAGGGTTGATTTGCAGTTAGAGGAAGCAAAAATAGTGTATGAGGAGAAGGCCTAA
- the LOC141886842 gene encoding uncharacterized protein LOC141886842: protein MTQRKDDGNNAVTCGENSTESKQSLQSEQGRTPPRKNQQQRLIISLVLFTVLAWVLGRCEAGFLWIFLLLVWMLLWWNNNAARIIELAAEEVENDLRRKKAQTNSETAEWLNFLLNRWMVFSDRSLFKLIKSSLDPVLQSQKPSFVGSVEVLEFTLGNRTPYIKHVTAYDNHNDLGKLKATELNFNHPPDDMQTRGKYRAVVHLEAGLTSPDSRFIIRMSLSNKGFLGTHTDVALEDLHIHGKIQLELLFNHSIPFPHLAAVRLCFTEEPKVSFNIRLLKTVQLMEFPLLSQWINQMVNDNLKLALVDPGHISIPFCDDPEIVGHGAQYACGVLTLSIRGGGKGKLTDDPHWCSIKINGQKRYTGEETGEEPWTHHVSLLVHHLHADQLVLKLKGRRKLGTKYTIAEHLLKLSTLCLDSNRQQQHILEKSFRPATLTVDMEYTPLPVIDVSQSKTQEDFNRNYSSRIQNAHPDEVSGVLLVCAHSGNNLIPMDKNGLSDPYCVIYANTKQAKQGEAVKATLNPEWDTMVELLVADYTQTTLSFVVLDKDTPTIKVIKDDRGHFMGSCNLSLTEESPALFKKNLDLLYKVKGSGMMKAGKLCVSAIFRPVPSVAKSEIKEPGQGLPEGEPLGPKDAKTETQTLEALLRSERGTLEITIFQGRYLVAKDVNGKSDPFVKVKEGSEGKEKFRTRTIDNTLDPVWNETATIAMLDTNGLLLLEVWDKDPLTQERMGQLAFTTEKLKDLGKAPYEKHWYRLRGVKSGELQLAFKYTSPKKGDDDKSSNNGGNLASSEDREATTDDTLPTERAASSPFFKKPQREEKNAVTWGGTTQYTRTEDGVQEHYDGDVFTVNQDSTQFPATKQRASFKLKDWGSKGKRLRNVVESVLALRRDRTSSSESTLDVTKKAEAKAKSKPRTRSSFRKKFASLKERRQRSVSDSNLGSLFRSRDDMDPLLWRQNRAAAICDESGAKNRLRRSSEDLTGVITLDRNRNLQTYCISLPNSPVTTMIDRSNSARFVGARPSSDHSTASCSSNSRGSSRTQLGDSKSATRNFDVLILGECHDCKDPRKQFNSI from the exons ATGACGCAAAGAAAAGATGATGGAAATAACGCCGTAACTTGTGGAGAAAATTCAACGGAATCAAAACAATCCTTGCAGTCTGAACAAGGTCGCACGCCACCTcgaaaaaaccaacaacaaagaTTAATAATTTCGCTAGTACTTTTCACCGTTTTGGCGTGGGTTCTGGGAAGATGCGAGGCTGGCTTCTTGTGGATTTTCTTGTTGCTAGTTTGGATGTTACTCTGGTGGAACAACAACGCCGCAAGGATTATAGAACTCGCGGCTGAAGAAGTCGAGAATGATCTGCGGAGGAAGAAAGCTCAGACAAATTCTGAGACAGCTGAATGGCTTAACTTTCTCTTGAATCGTTG GATGGTATTCAGCGACAGGTCATTGTTTAAGTTAATCAAGAGCAGCTTAGATCCCGTGCTCCAATCACAGAAGCCCTCGTTTGTTG GCTCTGTCGAAGTGCTGGAGTTTACTCTGGGAAACAGAACGCCGTACATTAAACACGTGACAGCATACGACAACCACAATGACCTGGGAAAACTAAAAGCGACCGAGTTAAACTTCAACCATCCGCCCGACGATATGCAAACCCGAGGAAAATACCGCGCAGTAGTTCACCTGGAAGCTGGTCTGACATCACCGGATTCGAGATTCATCATTCGCATGAGCCTCAGTAACAAAGG ATTTCTGGGAACACACACTGACGTAGCACTGGAAGACCTGCATATTCACGGCAAAATCCAACTCGAGCTACTTTTCAATCACAGCATTCCTTTTCCTCACCTGGCTGCCGTGCGCCTATGTTTCACTGAAGA ACCAAAAGTTTCATTCAACATTCGTCTCCTGAAGACAGTTCAACTCATGGAATTTCCTCTTTTGAGCCAGTGGATCAATCAGATGGTTAATGATAACCTCAAATTAG CACTTGTTGATCCTGGTCACATTTCAATTCCCTTCTGTGACGATCCTGAGATTGTTGGACATGGAGCACAATATG CATGCGGTGTTCTTACTCTGTCAATCCGTGGAGGAGGCAAAGGAAAACTTACAG ATGACCCTCACTGGTGTTCAATCAAGATCAATGGCCAAAAGCGATACACTGGGGAGGAGACTGGGGAGGAGCCATGGACTCATCACGTGTCACTATTGGTTCATCATCTGCATGCGGACCAG ctCGTCCTCAAACTCAAAGGAAGACGTAAACTTGGCACCAAGTACACCATTGCTGAACACCTCTTAAAGCTCTCCACGTTATGTTTGGACAGTAACCGGCAACA acAACACATTTTAGAGAAGTCTTTCAGACCGGCAACATTGACAGTGGATATGGAGTACACGCCCTTGCCAGTGATTGACGTGAGTCAATCAAAGACTCAGGAGGACTTCAACAGGAATTACAGCAGTAGAATACAGAATGCACATCCCGATGAAG TTTCAGGTGTTTTGCTTGTGTGCGCTCACAGTGGAAACAACTTAATACCAATGGACAAGAACGGCCTCAGTGATCCATACTGCGTCATATATGCGAACACCAAACAG gcgAAGCAAGGAGAAGCAGTCAAAGCTACTCTGAACCCGGAATGGGACACAATGGTTGAGCTACTTGTGGCAGATTACACGCAG ACGACTCTATCCTTTGTTGTCCTGGACAAAGACACCCCCACCATCAAAGTGATCAAAGACGACCGAGGACACTTCATGGGATCTTGCAACCTGTCCTTGACTGAG GAGTCACCCGCGCTCTTTAAGAAAAACCTAGACTTGTTATACAAAGTCAAAGGGTCAGGTATGATGAAGGCCGGCAAGCTGTGTGTGTCTGCTATATTTCGGCCCGTCCCATCTGTCGCCAAGTCCG AAATCAAGGAGCCTGGTCAAGGCCTCCCGGAAGGGGAGCCTCTTGGACCG aaaGATGCCAAGACTGAAACTCAAACTTTGGAAGCCCTACTAAGATCAG AAAGAGGAACTCTTGAGATCACAATTTTCCAAGGACGCTATCTTGTAGCAAAAGATGTCAACG GAAAAAGCGACCCGTTCGTGAAAGTAAAGGAGGGCAGTGAAGGAAAGGAGAAGTTCAGAACCCGAACCATTGACAACACATTGGACCCTGTATGGAATGAAACAGCCACCATAGCTATGCTGGATACCAATGGATTACTGCTGCTG GAAGTCTGGGATAAGGATCCATTGACGCAAGAAAGAATGGGTCAGCTGGCATTTACCACAGAAAAACTAAAAGATTTAGGAAAG GCTCCGTACGAGAAGCACTGGTACCGACTTCGAGGTGTTAAAAGCGGAGAACTACAACTGGCTTTTAAGTATACTTCTCCAAAG AAAGGAGACGATGACAAGTCTAGCAACAATGGAGGAAATCTTGCATCCTCAGAGGATAGAG aagCGACGACGGATGACACTCTACCAACCGAACGGGCAGCCTCCTCgccttttttcaaaaagcctcaacgggaagaaaaaaatgctgtaACTTGGGGCGGAACCACACAATACACAAGAACCGAAGACGGAGTACAGGAACACTATGATGGAGACGTATTTACCGTCAACCAAGACTCCACTCAATTTCCGGCCACAAAGCAGCGAGCCTCGTTCAAGCTCAAGGATTGGGGGAGCAAGGGAAAACGGCTTAGGAACGTGGTCGAATCGGTTCTCGCGTTGCGGCGCGATAGGACCTCATCGTCTGAGAGCACGTTAGACGTCACAAAAAAGGCAGAGGCGAAGGCAAAGAGCAAACCTCGAACAAGGAGCTCGTTCCGTAAAAAGTTTGCATCTTTGAAAGAGCGTCGACAACGCAGTGTCAGCGACAGCAATCTGGGTTCCCTGTTCAGGTCACGTGACGACATGGATCCCTTGTTATGGCGGCAAAATAGAGCAGCAGCGATATGCGACGAAAGTGGCGCGAAAAACCGACTAAGACGAAGCAGCGAGGATTTGACTGGTGTAATTACATTGGATCGCAACAGAAACCTGCAAACGTATTGTATTTCTCTGCCAAACAGTCCTGTGACAACCATGATAGATAGGAGTAATTCCGCACGTTTTGTCGGTGCAAGACCATCAAGTGACCACAGCACGGCTTCCTGTAGCTCAAATTCCCGAGGATCAAGCAGAACGCAACTCGGTGACTCGAAATCTGCAACTCGTAATTTCGACGTTTTGATTCTTGGCGAGTGCCACGATTGCAAAGATCCACGCAAGCAATTTAATAGCATTTAG
- the LOC141885637 gene encoding guanylate kinase-like isoform X1, whose amino-acid sequence MSVSKARPLVLCGPSGCGKSTLTNRLLKDHPNKFGFSISHTTRGPRPGEVNGREYYFTDRVSMQKSVDAGEFIEWAIYNGNMYGTSKKAIQDVLDSGKACVLDIDMQGVKKMKNSGVDCYYIFVKTPSLEELEKRLRSRGTETEESLLKRLEIAKKELAFAETPGNFNRVIINDDLDRAYNEFHDTVSKNIICLTSS is encoded by the exons ATGTCAG TCTCAAAAGCAAGGCCGTTGGTACTTTGTGGACCGAGTGGCTGTGGAAAAAGTACACTCACAAATCGTCTGTTAAAGGACCACCCTAACAAGTTTGGCTTCTCCATCTCAC atacaACTCGAGGTCCAAGGCCAGGGGAGGTTAATGGAAGAG aataCTACTTTACAGATCGCGTATCAATGCAAAAAAGTGTTGATGCTGGTGAATTCATTGAATGGGCAATTTACAATGGGAATATGTATGGAACAAG TAAAAAAGCAATTCAAGATGTCTTGGACTCTGGCAAAGCTTGTGTTCTCGATATTGATATGCAG GGAgttaagaaaatgaagaattctGGCGTAGATTGTTATTATATATTTGTGAAGACTCCTTCATTAGAGGAACTG gAGAAACGTCTTCGTTCTCGTGGAACAGAGACAGAAGAGTCATTATTAAAGAGATTAGAAATAGCAAAGAAAGAACTTGCTTTTG ctgAAACACCAGGCAATTTCAATAgagtaataattaatgatgatTTGGATAGAGCATACAATGAGTTCCATGACACTGTCAGTAAG AACATCATTTGTCTCACTTCATCATGA